From Acinetobacter lwoffii, a single genomic window includes:
- a CDS encoding NAD-dependent epimerase/dehydratase family protein, translating into MILVTGGLGFLGSHIALSLLAQGLEVIVVDNLANANLQILERLEFISGMYVPFIKIDIRNTPALNKVFEQHSIQAVVHTASFKSLEESVLKPLEYYNDNVSCIMSLMRAMQRTGVRHLVHLSSLAVYGQSGADLSEDLPFNFTYPNPYIKSQQMVEEIIRDTAKTDNEWRIAILRLSNIAGAFEHGVLGEAVPPLPKNILPLAMQVAAQQREYLELRRQAHTADGTVERSFLHVADCCDAVIKSLQWLSQQQELKCEAFNIAGELISIQDLLDQLAEVTQSAIKTMDALPYPHAEMDQLGANIGKARNILHWQPQRSLRKMLEDEWLFYQNMLRGQ; encoded by the coding sequence ATGATTTTAGTGACGGGTGGATTAGGCTTTTTAGGCTCACATATTGCTTTAAGTCTGTTAGCACAAGGACTAGAGGTCATTGTGGTCGATAATTTGGCCAATGCTAACTTACAGATTCTGGAGCGCCTCGAATTTATTTCTGGTATGTATGTACCTTTTATCAAAATTGATATTCGCAATACGCCAGCATTGAACAAAGTCTTTGAGCAGCATTCGATTCAGGCTGTGGTGCATACCGCAAGTTTTAAATCATTGGAAGAATCAGTATTAAAACCACTTGAATATTATAATGATAATGTTAGCTGTATTATGAGTCTCATGCGTGCCATGCAGCGTACCGGCGTGCGTCATCTGGTACATTTATCCAGTCTGGCGGTATATGGACAATCTGGTGCAGACTTAAGCGAAGATCTGCCTTTTAACTTCACTTATCCGAATCCCTATATCAAATCGCAACAAATGGTTGAGGAAATTATCCGGGATACTGCCAAAACTGATAATGAATGGCGGATTGCGATCCTACGTCTGTCCAATATCGCCGGCGCCTTTGAACACGGTGTGCTGGGGGAAGCGGTGCCACCTTTACCGAAAAATATTTTGCCTTTGGCGATGCAGGTCGCTGCACAGCAACGTGAATATCTGGAATTACGCCGTCAGGCCCATACTGCGGATGGCACAGTAGAACGCAGTTTTCTGCATGTCGCAGACTGTTGTGATGCCGTGATCAAGTCCTTGCAATGGCTATCACAACAGCAGGAATTAAAATGTGAAGCCTTTAATATTGCCGGTGAATTGATTTCCATACAGGATTTACTAGATCAGCTGGCTGAAGTGACTCAGTCTGCAATCAAAACCATGGATGCTCTGCCATACCCACATGCGGAAATGGATCAATTGGGGGCGAACATTGGAAAAGCGCGAAATATCCTACATTGGCAACCTCAGCGTTCACTCAGAAAGATGCTTGAGGATGAATGGTTGTTTTATCAGAATATGCTCAGAGGGCAGTAA
- the tusD gene encoding sulfurtransferase complex subunit TusD, with translation MSTLILVTSAPTSIYAWHALGLAQALQDKQEAFRVFFYQDGVSVANALQWVPDDQRHLTHAWQALQIRLPVCVSAALARGITDLDNARRHNIQQHNLADAFELVGLGELADAVQSSQRLIQF, from the coding sequence ATGAGCACCTTAATTCTTGTTACCTCCGCACCGACTTCCATTTATGCCTGGCATGCCCTGGGTTTGGCTCAGGCCTTGCAAGATAAACAGGAAGCATTCCGTGTATTCTTCTATCAGGACGGCGTATCGGTCGCAAATGCACTGCAATGGGTACCCGACGATCAACGTCATCTTACACATGCATGGCAAGCGCTACAGATTCGCCTCCCGGTCTGTGTAAGTGCAGCATTGGCACGTGGAATTACAGATCTGGACAATGCTCGACGTCACAATATTCAGCAGCATAATCTGGCAGATGCCTTTGAATTGGTCGGTTTAGGTGAACTTGCCGATGCTGTTCAGTCCTCACAACGTCTCATTCAATTCTAG